Proteins from a genomic interval of Zingiber officinale cultivar Zhangliang chromosome 1B, Zo_v1.1, whole genome shotgun sequence:
- the LOC122039319 gene encoding zinc finger MYM-type protein 1-like — translation MISGKKRKKVEEFIETQRGAIDRFVVKESKNSSLEDLVNEEKQENNGNELDEGLAIENDIEGDVNEIKGNESGDDLDFKNNFSESDDDAINEVNEEPSSSIPLDIFDPKNWENLDPKWKDQLVEKGPIRDVLTGKGPKDRSNRRFSSDFYTRILPNGQKHHRDCLVYSKALDKAFCFCCKLFKRGPQPSQLANEGYCDWGHLSSRLKEHETSIEHINYYASWSELRIRLMKGTTIDHAIQDQIKKAKEHWRKVLHRLISLVKFLAKQNIAFRGSNEKLYDDNNGNFMAAVEMIAEWDSVMKEHIERNTHHHYLSHKIQNELICLLASQIKSSILENIKKAKFFSVILDCTPDVSNQEQMTLVIRCVDVSISPMKVEEYFLGFLKVDDTTGQGLFEELQNVLKSFDLDIDNVRGQGYDNGANMKGRHQGVQKKLLDINPRALYTPCGCHCLNLTLCDIANSCGKAKDFFGVVQRIYTIFSHSTKRWKILIDHVMVKGLTLKPLSITRWESRTESVKAVVLQAQQIREALLQVAEEKDTDSKIRSEAKSLATFELGNFEFLVGMIIWYDILGKVNIVSKSLQSENMLIDVAMTKIKGLIASFEEYRESGFGQAINTAKELASTMEIDPVFPEKRQIYRKRHFDESTCESSKLPQESAEEAFRVHYFLFIVDQIIGSLKKRFEQYEEYENIFGFLFTAEKLSSLIDEDLKAHCKNLERKLQRKNGTRQDVSDLDGDDLYQELKIIEHILPKETKTASEILIFLQRMNCFPNSFIAYRILLTIPVTVASAERSFSKLKLLKSSLRSTMTQARLNALAMISIESEFLEKLNYEKLIDDFADKTARRSIFHS, via the coding sequence ATGATAAgcggaaaaaaaagaaaaaaagttgaAGAATTTATTGAGACTCAAAGAGGGGCAATCGACAGATTTGTTGTCAAAGAATCGAAAAATTCATCACTTGAAGATTTGGTTaatgaagaaaaacaagaaaacaatgGTAATGAATTAGATGAAGGCTTAGCCATTGAAAATGATATAGAGGGAGATGTGAATGAGATTAAAGGCAATGAAAGTGGTGATGACTtagactttaaaaataatttttctgaaAGTGATGATGATGCTATTAATGAAGTGAATGAAGAACCAAGTTCATCAATTCCACTTGACATTTTTGATCCTAAAAATTGGGAGAATTTAGATCCCAAGTGGAAGGATCAATTAGTGGAAAAGGGTCCTATAAGAGATGTATTAACAGGGAAAGGTCCCAAAGACAGATCAAATAGACGATTCTCTTCAGATTTCTATACTCGGATTTTGCCAAATGGTCAAAAACACCATAGAGATTGCTTGGTCTATTCAAAAGCACTTGATAAAGCATTTTGTTTTTGTTGCAAGTTGTTCAAAAGGGGGCCTCAACCAAGTCAACTAGCAAATGAGGGATACTGCGATTGGGGACATCTTAGTAGTAGACTTAAGGAACATGAGACAAGTATTGAGCATATCAATTATTATGCTAGTTGGTCTGAGTTGCGTatcaggttaatgaagggtacaaCAATTGATCATGCTATTCAAGATCAAATCAAGAAGGCAAAAGAGCATTGGAGGAAGGTATTACACCGATTAATTTCACTTGTGAAATTTTTGGCTAAACAAAATATAGCATTTCGTGGTAGTAATGAGAAACTTTATGATGATAACAATGGAAATTTTATGGCTGCTGTTGAGATGATTGCTGAGTGGGACTCAGTGATGAAGGAGCATATTGAAAGAAATACACATCATCATTATCTTAGCCACAAAATTCAGAATGAATTGATATGCTTGTTAGCTTCTCAAAtaaagagttctattcttgaaaaCATTAAAAAAGCTAAGTTCTTTTCTGTAATACTTGATTGCACTCCTGATGTTAGTAACCAAGAGCAAATGACTTTGGTTATAAGATGTGTTGATGTTTCTATAAGCCCAATGAAAGTAGAAGAATACTTTTTGGGATTTTTAAAAGTGGATGATACAACAGGACAAGGGTTGTTTGAAGAACTGCAAAATGTATTGAAAAGTTTTGAtcttgatattgataatgtgagaggGCAGGGATATGATAATGGGGCAAATATGAAAGGGAGGCACCAAGGCgtacaaaaaaaattattggatATAAATCCTAGAGCATTATATACTCCATGTGGTTGTCATTGTTTGAATTTAACACTTTGTGATATTGCAAATTCCTGTGGAAAAGCGAAAGACTTTTTTGGAGTAGTACAACGAATTTATACAATATTTTCTCATTCTACAAAGAGATGGAAGATTTTGATAGATCATGTAATGGTAAAAGGTTTAACTCTCAAGCCATTATCAATCACTCGATGGGAAAGTCGTACTGAAAGTGTAAAAGCAGTGGTACTTCAAGCTCAACAAATCAGAGAAGCTTTACTTCAAGTTGCAGAAGAAAAAGACACTGACTCTAAAATAAGAAGTGAAGCTAAGTCTTTAGCAACATTTGAACTCggaaattttgagtttttagtgggtatgattatttggtatgatatattGGGTAAAGTTAATATTgttagcaaaagcttacaatctGAAAACATGCTTATTGACGTTGCTATGACCAAGATTAAGGGGTTAATTGCTTCTTTTGAAGAGTATAGAGAATCTGGATTTGGACAAGCTATCAATACAGCAAAAGAACTTGCTTCAACAATGGAGATTGATCCTGTTTTTCCTGAAAAAAGACAAATatatagaaaaagacattttgATGAGAGTACATGTGAGTCTTCGAAACTACCTCAAGAATCTGCCGAGGAAGCTTTTAGAGTTCATTATTTTTTGTTCATAGTAGATCAAATAATTGGGTCATTGAAGAAAAGGTTTGAGCAATATGAggaatatgaaaatatttttggatTTCTTTTCACAGCTGAAAAGTTGAGTTCATTGATTGATGAGGACTTGAAAGCTCATTGCAAGAATCTTGAAAGGAAACTACAAAGAAAAAATGGTACAAGACAAGATGTTTCAGATTTGGATGGAGATGACTTATATCAAGAACTGAAAATCATAGAACATATTCTGCCAAAGGAAACAAAAACAGCAAGTGAAATACTAATTTTTTTGCAAAGAATGAATTGTTTCCCGAATTCATTCATTGCATACAGGATATTATTAACTATTCCGGTGACTGTCGCATCTGCAGAAAGAAGTTTTTCTAAATTGAAGTTGTTGAAATCTTCTTTGAGATCAACCATGACCCAAGCAAGATTGAATGCATTAGCTATGATTTCGATTGAGAGTGAGTTTTTAGAAAAACTCAATTATGAAAAATTGATCGATGACTTTGCAGATAAAACTGCAAGAAGATCAATTTTTCATAGTTAA